The Acidobacteriota bacterium sequence GCGGGAACCCGCTGAACGTCTACCGCACGGTGCAGCGCATGGAGAAGGCCGGCGCGGCGTGCGTCATGATCGAGGACCTCTACGGCGCCAAGCACCTCGCCGGCTACGACGAGGGCAAGATTCTCGGCCGCGAGGCGATGGTCGACAAGGTGCACGCGGCGGTGGACGCCCGGCGCGACGACGACCTGGTGCTGCTGGTGCGCAGCGACGTGGTCGCCGACGGCGGCCCCCTCGAGGACGCGCTCGAGCGCGTGACGAGCTACGCCGAGGCGGGCGGCGACCTCATCTTCGTGCCCGGCATTCCGCTCGACCAGTGCCGCCGCGCGGTCGAGATGGCCGGGAAGCCCATCCTGACCGGCGCGCCCTCGCTGGCCGCGGCCCGCGACGCCGGGGTCGGGGTCCTGTTCGTCGGCGCCATGGGGGCCATCGCGGCGGGCGCCATCGACCGGGCGATGGACGAGTTGATGCGCGACGGCCAGCTCGGCGACACCGCGTCGCTGTCGCTCCCCGGCAACCGGCGCCTGGAGCTGATCGGCAACGAGGCGACGACGAACCGGGCCCGGGAGTTCAACGCGCTGCGCGAGGACGGGCAGTAGCCCTGTCCATTTCGTGCTCGCGGCGCCTCGCGGGAGGCGCCCGACCGCTTCCTCGGACCGGTCGGGGCGCCTCCTCGTCCTTCGACCTGCGCACCTGCACGTAGAAAACCACTCTTCAGGAGGTCGTGATGGTTTCGGTCCCGGCGCTCTGGCTGCCCATTCTGCTTTCGGGGATCCTCGTCTTCGTCGTCAGCTCGATCATCCACATGGTGCTGCAATACCACGCTGGCGACTCCCGCGCCTTCCCCGAAGAGGCCAAGGTGATGGATACCCTCCGGCCGTTCGAGATCCCGCCGGGCGACTACGTCATGCCGCGTCCGGCGAGCACGAAGGAGATGAACGAGCCGGCGTTCATCGACAAGATGAAGGCGGGGCCGGTGGCGTTCGTCACGGTGATCCCGAACGGGCCGATGGCCATCGGCACGAGCCTCGCCCGCTGGTTCGGCTACAGCCTGCTGGTCGGCGCAGTCGCCGGCTACACGGCCGGGCTCACCCTCGGGCCGGGCGCGGAGTACGGCCTCGTCTTTCGCGTCGTCGGCATGGTCGCCTTCGCGGGCTATTCCCTGGCGATCCTCCAGAGCAGCATCTGGTGGTACCGGAGCTGGCGCTTCACTTTCCTGACGATGTTCGACGGCGCCGTCTACGCGCTGTTGACCGCCGGCACGTTCGGCTGGCTCTGGCCGTAGGAGCACGCGGCGGATTCCCGGACCCGGCGCCGGTTGGAAGCGTCCGAGAGCGCAGGGAATCCGGCCCGCGGCGGGCCAGGTTTTCGTTGTCGACCGCATCACGGATTGGTATCGTGTGCGGAACGTCGTCGACCGCGGACAAGAGCGCTCCCGATCGGAGCCGAGGAGAGGATCGATGGGCAAGACGCAGACGAGCCGGCGCCGGTTCCTGAAGAAGAGCGCCGCCGCCGCGGGCCTGGTCGCCGCGCCGCCGAGTCTGGCGCTGGTCGCCGAGCCGGCCGCGGCCGGAGCCGCCGAGCCGACGCGCTCGATGCTCGACAACAATTCACTGGAGAGCGTCCTCTACGGCCGCCGCTCGCGCTTCGTCACCACGACGCGCGAGGTCGAGGGCCGCAGCCACTACGACACCCC is a genomic window containing:
- a CDS encoding isocitrate lyase/PEP mutase family protein, with the protein product MHSKPQNDPTPKPSRRRFIESAGAVTGAAFATAAIPGRAAAAQPSGGDSPGARFRQLLGGDDPPYCVNCGDVATARLAEMHGFQIVMTGGSALSFSKYGIGDFGMITMDDLVEFCGRTADRIATPIIADADDGGGNPLNVYRTVQRMEKAGAACVMIEDLYGAKHLAGYDEGKILGREAMVDKVHAAVDARRDDDLVLLVRSDVVADGGPLEDALERVTSYAEAGGDLIFVPGIPLDQCRRAVEMAGKPILTGAPSLAAARDAGVGVLFVGAMGAIAAGAIDRAMDELMRDGQLGDTASLSLPGNRRLELIGNEATTNRAREFNALREDGQ